Proteins from a genomic interval of Firmicutes bacterium HGW-Firmicutes-1:
- a CDS encoding sugar ABC transporter substrate-binding protein: MSYKTPIWKYILFIVLITLLSSCGIQNNTKTSLKSEEQSSLQEKKESLTLRITWKTYSGRGVAIRKIVDSYNAINQTNYEISVIDGDEDLESIESLLESNDAVDLYVLPYRYVQYLGYNNKLQDLTSSFANEESLFYEKLWELGVVEQKVYGIPWLGHSMGLIYNKNLLRKAGVEPSNINSLDKLVAACKQVEENTDAHGIGLVGAEHNDISWMVNQFIYGFGGTLVNSQGMKVTINSSNAKAAIEFYKNDLGAYAQDTWLIDSGVEVMDYFREQQIAFEIQGLWGITDIWKNGRPFETGVIPLENIGLYAEVGPMMLALQPHLNEEKKTAAIQFIQYLISIKAQEMIMDGEYSPEHDAYYPFRLPVRKDITDSIVFEKYPEFSMFLTGFSEPSIDVPVPQWQLIKDEYYAPGLHLVMENKMSIDDFLQEIQDQGDKILMGEK, encoded by the coding sequence ATGAGTTATAAAACACCAATATGGAAGTATATACTCTTTATTGTTCTCATAACCTTGTTATCAAGCTGTGGAATTCAAAATAATACCAAAACTTCCCTAAAAAGCGAAGAGCAGTCTAGCTTGCAAGAAAAAAAGGAGAGCTTAACCTTACGAATCACCTGGAAAACCTACTCTGGACGTGGTGTAGCAATTAGAAAAATTGTAGATTCATATAATGCCATCAATCAAACAAATTATGAAATTTCAGTAATTGACGGGGATGAAGATCTTGAAAGCATAGAAAGCCTCTTAGAAAGCAATGACGCTGTGGATCTATATGTATTGCCATATCGATATGTCCAATATCTTGGATATAATAATAAGCTGCAAGATTTAACCAGTAGTTTTGCAAATGAAGAAAGTCTATTTTATGAAAAACTTTGGGAACTAGGTGTTGTTGAACAAAAGGTATATGGAATCCCTTGGTTAGGACACTCTATGGGCTTAATTTATAATAAAAATCTTCTCAGAAAAGCAGGAGTAGAGCCTTCAAATATCAATAGTCTAGACAAGCTTGTAGCTGCTTGTAAACAAGTAGAAGAAAATACAGATGCACATGGCATAGGCTTGGTTGGCGCTGAACACAATGATATTTCTTGGATGGTAAATCAATTTATTTATGGATTTGGTGGTACACTGGTTAATTCTCAGGGAATGAAGGTTACTATTAATTCTAGTAATGCAAAAGCTGCGATAGAATTCTACAAGAATGATTTGGGCGCATATGCTCAAGATACTTGGTTGATAGATTCAGGAGTTGAGGTCATGGATTATTTTAGGGAGCAACAAATTGCCTTTGAGATCCAAGGCTTGTGGGGTATTACGGATATCTGGAAAAATGGTAGACCTTTTGAAACAGGCGTTATTCCATTAGAAAATATAGGATTGTACGCAGAGGTAGGACCTATGATGCTAGCCTTACAGCCACATTTAAATGAAGAAAAGAAAACAGCTGCCATTCAATTTATTCAGTATCTCATTTCAATAAAGGCACAAGAAATGATTATGGATGGTGAGTATAGCCCTGAACACGACGCATATTATCCATTTCGTTTACCGGTTAGAAAGGATATTACTGATAGCATTGTATTTGAGAAGTATCCTGAATTTTCGATGTTTTTAACGGGATTTAGCGAGCCAAGTATTGATGTTCCTGTTCCACAATGGCAATTAATAAAGGATGAGTACTATGCCCCAGGCCTACATCTCGTAATGGAAAATAAAATGTCTATAGATGATTTTCTGCAAGAGATACAAGATCAAGGAGATAAGATATTAATGGGGGAAAAATAA
- a CDS encoding MFS transporter, giving the protein MATFFLLIIYLVFISLGLPDSLLGSAWSVMRLDLNVPLGWAGIISMTISGGTILSSLMSERMIKRFGTGKVTFFSVSATALALLGFSFAPSFLWLIVCAIPLGLGAGSVDAGINNYVAMHYKPHHMSWLHCFWGIGATLGPIIMAQNILKSNNWSGGYFTIAIIQLSLIVILFFTLPLWNKIPNRENIDKTAYIDTPEQNTKVSVLSIKGVKLSLIAFLFYCGTELTVGLWGSSYLVLAKGMAPVTAARWISMYYAGITVGRLITGFLTLRVSCRRLIQGGQVIALSGVLLLLLPFAVDLSLIGLILIGLGCAPIFPCMLHETPNRFGSALSQKIMGLQMAFAYIGSTLLPPLLGLATSISDIKIFPFFLIVYIIGMYFSSEKIAHYHKEVIG; this is encoded by the coding sequence ATGGCAACATTTTTTCTGTTGATTATTTACTTGGTATTTATCAGTCTTGGATTACCAGACTCGTTGTTGGGATCAGCGTGGTCAGTGATGAGATTAGATTTAAATGTACCTTTGGGTTGGGCGGGTATCATTTCCATGACAATTAGTGGAGGTACCATTTTATCAAGTTTAATGAGTGAAAGAATGATCAAACGTTTTGGCACTGGCAAGGTTACCTTTTTTAGTGTATCGGCAACAGCTCTTGCTTTATTGGGTTTTTCTTTTGCGCCCTCGTTTCTATGGTTAATTGTCTGTGCAATTCCTTTGGGGCTTGGAGCAGGATCTGTGGATGCTGGAATCAATAATTACGTAGCGATGCATTATAAACCCCATCATATGAGCTGGTTGCATTGCTTTTGGGGAATTGGAGCAACGTTAGGACCTATCATAATGGCCCAAAACATACTTAAGTCGAACAACTGGAGTGGTGGATATTTTACAATAGCTATAATCCAATTAAGTCTAATTGTAATATTGTTTTTTACACTACCACTGTGGAACAAGATTCCAAATCGAGAGAATATAGACAAAACAGCATACATAGATACGCCTGAACAAAATACAAAAGTTTCGGTACTTTCAATAAAGGGAGTGAAGTTATCCTTGATAGCATTTTTATTCTATTGTGGTACGGAACTGACCGTGGGCCTGTGGGGAAGCAGTTATTTGGTTCTAGCTAAAGGCATGGCACCAGTAACCGCTGCACGTTGGATTTCAATGTATTATGCGGGAATAACTGTTGGAAGGCTTATTACGGGATTTCTAACCTTAAGAGTTAGCTGTAGACGATTAATTCAAGGCGGACAAGTCATAGCACTTAGCGGTGTATTGCTCCTTCTACTGCCTTTTGCTGTAGATTTATCATTGATTGGTTTGATTCTAATTGGACTGGGTTGTGCACCTATTTTTCCTTGTATGCTTCACGAGACACCTAATCGATTTGGGTCTGCACTGTCACAAAAAATTATGGGTTTGCAAATGGCATTTGCCTATATTGGTAGTACATTATTGCCGCCATTGTTGGGGTTAGCAACTTCGATATCAGATATCAAAATTTTCCCGTTTTTTTTAATTGTATATATTATTGGAATGTATTTCAGTTCAGAAAAGATTGCCCACTATCACAAGGAGGTCATAGGTTGA